The window CACGGAGACGCAGGACGGCGAAGACGACCTCAAAGAGCGTGTCGTGAACTTCCTCCGTCGGAACTTCCCGCAAATCCAGATGCACGGCGGTAGCGCGGCTATCCGCGACCTCGACCGCGAGACCGGTGAGGTCACGGTCCTCCTCGGCGGCGCTTGCTCTGGGTGTGGCATCTCCCCGATGACCATCCAGGCCATCAAGACCCGCATGGTCAAGGAAATCCCCGAAATCAACGAAGTCCACGCCGACACCGGCATGGGCGGCGACATGGGTGGCGCGAGCCGTGGCGGCGACGTGAGCCCATCGTTCCCCGGAGACACGAGCGAGGACCGCGAAGACGACCAAGGTCCGCAAGCACCCTTCTAAGCCGGGTTCTCGGGTTCTTTCTGTTCGACCGGCGACAGAGAACAGGAGTTTTATCGGCGACTACACCCCACCCACGGGTATGACAGCCGAGTCGCCCGAGAACGTCCTCTTCGTCGTCATGGACACGGTCCGCAAGGACCACCTCACGCCGTACGGCTACGACCGCCCGACGACGCCGGGCCTCGACAAGTTCGCCGAAGAGGCGACCGTCTTCGAACAGGCCGTCGCGCCCGCGCCGTGGACGCTCCCCGTCCACGCGTCGCTCTTCACTGGAATGTACCCGAGTCAACACGGGGCCGACCAGGAGAACCCCTACCTCGAAGGCGCGACCACGCTGGCCCAGACGCTCTCGGCGGCCGGATACGACACCGCGTGTTACTCCTCGAACGCGTGGATTACGCCCTACACCCACCTGACCGACGGGTTCGCAGACCAGGACAACTTCTTCGAGGTCATGCCGGGCGACTTCCTCTCCGGCCCGTTGGCGAAGGCGTGGAAGACGATGAACGACAGCGACACCCTCCGGGCGCTCGCCGACAAACTCGTCAGCCTCGGCAACACCGCCCACGAGTACCTCGCCGGTGGTGAAGGCGCTGACTCGAAGACGCCTGCCGTCGTCGACCGAACCATCGACTTCGTCGACGACTCCGACCAGTTCTTCGCGTTCATCAACCTCATGGACGCACACCTGCCGTACCACCCACCCAAGAAGTACAAAGAGCAGTTCGCACCGGGCGTCGATTCGACCGAAGTGTGCCAGAATTCGAAGGAGTACAACGCCGGCGCGTACGAGATAGACGACGACGAGTGGGAGGACATCCGCGGTCTCTACGACGCCGAAATCGCCCACATCGACGACCAACTCACCCGCCTGTTCGACCACCTCAAAGAGACAGACCAGTGGGACGACACCATGGTCGTCGTCTGCGCCGACCACGGCGAACTCCACGGCGAACACGGCCTCTACGGCCACGAATTCTGCCTGTACGACCCGCTCATCAACGTCCCGCTCATGGTCAAACATCCGGCGCTCGGAACCGGACGTCGCGACGACCAGGTCGAACTCGTCGACCTCTACCACACGGTTCTCGACTCGCTAGGCGTCGAAGGCGGCGAACCAGCCAAGTCCGGCGACAGCGTCGTCGCACTCGACCGAACCCGGTCGCTCCTCTCGGCGAACTATCGCGACTTCGCGGACGCGAGCAACGGCGACCCCGGACAGCACCACGATGGGCAGTACGCCTTCGTCGAATACTCGCGCCCAGTCGTCGAACTCAAGCAATTAGAAGAGAAGGCCTCGAAGGCGGGAATCTCCCTCCCAGAGGACTCACGATTCTACTCGCGGATGCGGTCTGCCCGCCGTACCGACGCCAAGTACACCCGAATCGACCGCATCGAAGACGAGGCCTACCGCCTCGACGAGGACCCCGACGAGACCGAGAACCTCGCCGAATCAGACGACGAGGCCATCGCCGAGACGGAGGCCGCACTCAGTGAGTTCGAAGACGCGGCCGGTGGCGCGTGGACTGACGCCCTCGGCACCGACGTGTCAGACGATTCAGTCGACCAGATGGACGACGAAGCACAGGAACGACTCCGCGACTTAGGATACCTCGAATAACCGACTCGACTACCTGACCGAAGCACCTCTCCCTCTACCGAAGCCCTTCTCCTCGTTCCCACGCCCGTAAGAGCGCCGCGAGCGTTCGATTCGTCGGCACTTCGTAGTCGTATTGTTCGGCGGTATCGACGACTGCACCATTGATTGCGTCCACCTCGGTTCGCTTTCCATCCTCGACGTCCTGGAGCATGGACGACCGGTTGGCGGCGGTCTGGTCGATGACGCGGTCGATGGCCTCGCGGGCGACACGGTTCGGGAGTCGAGCACCCTCGAATCGGGCGACGCGGGCAGTCTCTCGTGCGGCGCGGTGGGCGACCTCGCTTGCCTCGCCGGCTGCGAGTCCCCCGTTTTCGACCCGCGAGAGTGCAGTGACGGCGTTGATACCGGCGTTTACGGCGAGTTTCTCCCACCGTCGGCGAGGCATGTCGGCGGCGACGAGCGTCCGAATGCCCGCGTCGCGGAAGGCCTTTCCAACCCGTTCGGCGAGGGGTGAGGTGCCGCCATCAAGGACACCTAAGACGACGCGGCCGATGCCTGTACACTCGACACGGCCGGGGGCGACGAGGCGAGCACCGTAGGTCGCAGTTCCCGCGAGAACGGGCACGTCGAGGGCCGATTCGAGTACCTCTTCGGTCATGCCGTTTTGGAGCGAGAGGACGGCATCGACGTCGCACGCTTCGAGGGCCTCGGCCGCCGCGGGCGTGTCGAACGACTTGACGGTCACGAGTGCAAGGTCTGCATCGTGGCCTGTTTCGGTCGTCGTCGCCGCCGGTGAGACGTGCGCGGACTCGGCATCGACGATATCGAGACCAGTCTTCGAGACGCGCGAAACGTGTCGGTTCCGGCCGACCAGCGTCACGTCGTGTACCGACGCGAGGAGTCCGCCGACGAGGGTTCCGAGGCTACCCGCGCCGAAGACGAGGATTCGCATGGCTACAGGTACTCATCGGGTGATAAAAATCGGGACCTTTCGGGAGTCAGTCTTCGGTCCAGTAGTAGATGTACTCGCGCGCCGCGCCGCAGTTCGGACAGGAGTCGGGTAACTGCTCGATGTCACCCATCTCGCCGCAGTCACTGCACCGCCACATCAACTCCGCTTCGCCGAACTCGTGGCCCGCGCGTTCGTGTTCGATGGACATCGCGGCGAATCCCTCGCGGGTCGTGACGTAGAACCCGTCTTCGTCGAATCCCCGGATACTGCCGATTTTGGTCCCATCCTTCGCGTACACCGCCATGCCGACGGTTGGCTGTGTCTCACCACTCATGTGTGAACATACGTCACGGAGCCACCTAAATTCGGACGGCCAGCGCCGTCTCAGACGAGACGGCTCGATATCCCCGTCGTATAAATAATAAACTGAATAGCGCGATATAGAATTGTGCTGTGGTCTGAAACAGTCCTCGATAGCCACCACGAGATGGACCGCCACAGGATGGAGACTCCTTCACCCACTTCAGTACAGGTCTCTCGGACTGCAGTCGGTGCACAGCACAACAGTCACCGAGAGCAACGCGTGCCAGTTAGCAGTGTGGCAATGTTTGCCTTACGCGCGCGCCGGAGAAACACTAGTCACTGCTGGACGAGGATGGGTACGAACGTACGACATTCTAGAGAGACGTGATAAAAAGACACATCGCACACCTGAAGTGCAGACTCGGGGCCGGATATCACAGTACGACTACAGTGTTGTCCCCGGCGAGAACAGTGTCCGTCGTTTCTACGAGGCGGTTCCACGCACTCGGAGCAGAACAGAGATGACAGAGACTACCGGAAACCGGGAGGAGAGTCGACTCAGACCGACATGAAGTCCGCGATGCCAGATTGTTCGTTCCCCACTTTTTCCACGCCGAGTGAACGGGCCACTCGGCTCGAAAACCTGGAGGAAAAACCGCTCGACAGAACCTACATGAAGTCCGCGATGCCAGATTGTTTGTTCTTGTCGTTCTCGAAGATGGATTCGAGGCTCTTTTCGAGCACTTCGAGGCGCTGTTTCGTGTAGTCGCGGCAGTTGAACTCCTCTGCGACGTCGATGGCGACGTCCATGTACTTGTTTACGGACCCTTGGTGAACGGTGAGGTTCACCCGCCCACCACACTCGCGACACTCACCGGTGAGTGGCATCCGGCGGTACTTCTCCCCGCAGTCGAGACAGCGTGTCTCCTGTCGGGAGAACGCACGAAGGTTCCCGATGAGGTCTGGCAGGAAGTGGCCCTCGATGACGCGTTCTGCCACGTCAGTCTCGTCGACTGCGCGAAGTTTCCGCGCGAGGAAGAGTTGTGCATCCATCTTGTCCATCATCGACCCGAGCGTCTTGTACGCAGAGAGGTCCGGACCCGCGGCGATGTCCGTCGTGTCGTGTGTATGGTTGAACCCTGTGTACTCGCGGTCGGTTCCGAGGTACTCCTCGGCGATTGTGACCTCGTCTTCCCAATCGTCTGGGTCTTCCATCCGGAGAGTGGCCTCGTAGAACTCTCGCGGGTACTGCCGAACGATGTCCATGTTGTGCGCCTCGTCGTCGATTTCCGAGGGATCGATGCGCGAGGACATCACGAGTGGCGCGTCCATCTGCCCACCGCGTTTGTCGGGGAGGAACTCCTTGGAGAAGTTGAGAAGGCCGTCCATGAGCAGCATGACACAGTCTTCGTCACCGTCACAATTCCGCCGCTTCGCGGCGTGGAAGTACGGATGCGCGTACCCGACCGCTGCTGTCGTGAATCCGACGACTCTGCCGACGACTGCCGCGGACGTGTGGGGTGCCATCCCGAAGACGAGTTCGCCGATGAGGTCGTCGCGTTCTTCCATCTGGTAGAACCGGTCGAGGCCGTAGAACTGCTCTAAGAGGTCGTCGACGAAGTTCGCCGTCTGCATCATGTGCCGCGCCGCGCCGTTCGAGAGGACGATGTCCTGTACTTTGAGTTCGACCAGTTGGTCGTCGAAGCGGAGGGGTTCACCGTCGATGTCCGTCTCGTAGCCGAGTTCACGGAAGTGGTCGGCCGTCACGTCGAGTTCCTCGGGGCGAACCGACGTGACAGGCAGGTCGGTCATGTCGTAGCGGACGGTCCCGTCTTTGAACGACGAGACGTCGTGTTTCGCCCGGAGGACACCTTTCTCGATGGGTTCGGGCGTCTTGTTCGCGGAGGTGAGACCCTTCACGCCCTTCAGAATCTTGAACGAGGACTCGCGTTCACCGACGGATTCGAGTGCGTTTCTGTACTCGGTGTTCAGGTCTATCTCCTGCCACTCGGCGCTCTCGACGTCCCACTCACACCGTTCACAGTAGACGCGACCAGACTCGTCGGGTTCGACGACGGTGCCACAGTCGTCACACTCGTAGTGTGGTTCGGTGTGGCCACCGCACTGCTCGCACTTCGACTTGAACCCGAACGCCCCGCAGTCGGGGCACTTCCGCTTCCCGACTCGGACGGAGACGTGGCCGCGCTTGCCGGACTCACCGAACTCGCGGGCGGCGTCGCCGACGTCGCGCTGACTGCCACCTGCTTCGCCGATGGGAAAGAGCGTGTGGACTGCCGGCGAGAGGTCACGGCGCTCGGACTTCTCCGGGCGACCCATCCGGTTTCCGATGCGGGTCGGTGCGCGTTCGCGGACGGCGAATGGAGCGACTTCGTTGACGGCCTCGATGGCGTTGTCACCCTCGTCCCACACGCGGGCGCGTTCAGACAGGTCGTCGAGCGTCCACGTCCGTTCCCGGTCGTCGGTGAGACCGAGCGTCCGCGCGAGGGGCCGCCAGATGGGAACACGGAGTTCGTCGTCGGTCTGACGGTGCGCGACGAGGAGGTGTTCGAGTGTCTCGCGGACCTCGGACGTATGTTCGAGGACGAGCGTCCCCTGTTCACCTCCTTCGGGTTCGTTGTCGGCATCGACGCCGACGCCGGTCCCGCCGTCCGCCTCCGCGGCGGCGATATCGCCGGCGGCGACAGCGTCTGCGAGTCGGTCGAACTGCTCGATCGAGACGTCGTGCCAGAGATACGTGTACTCGGGGTGGAGTGGCGCGTCGAACTCGGTCGCCCACGAGAGCGCGTCGTCCACGCTCGGATGTTCGAGGTCGATAGTCGGGTCGTCCCGGAGTGCTTGGACGTTGGCATCTGTCGCCTCGAAGTCCTGAATCCACCACTCGAAGACGTACGACGCGGGTGCCAACGGGTGGTTGTTCTCGACGAACTCGCCGAAGTTGACGAGGTACTCGCCGAGGTCCAGAATCTTCTCGACCCCGTTCTGGAGTTCTTCGGCCTCTTCGGGGTCGTCGATACGGCGAACGTCACCGTTGGCGAGTCTGACCGTCGGCCCCTCGATGGAGTCGACGGGGACGACACCGCCCGCTTTCCCGGGGCGTTCGGTCTTTATCTGCGTCCCGGTGGCGATGAAGTCGTCCACGATGTGCATCGTGGCGGGGTGGACCCCCGCGGTTGCGAATCCGTGATTGCGGGCGCGGCCGTACCGGAGACGGAACCCGCCGGGTGCAGAGGGGTGGCCGAAGACCGGACGGCCAGCGATGAGGTCACGGAGGAACTTCGTCGCGGGTTCGACGCGGACGGAGCCCTCGGGTTCGTCCGGTGACGTCTCGTCGTCGTCGACTTCTGCCGCGGCCTCGTCACCCTCGCCGGACTCGGCGTCCCCGTCTTCGGCTTCAGACTCGTCTTTCCCACTGTCTTTGCCGATGGTTCCGTCGATGAGGTCCTGTAACCACGGCCAGTCGACTTCGTCGAGTTGCCGAGTGTACCGCTGAATCTTCGGGGCCTTGAGGGCGATTCCCTCTGCCATGACGAGGCACATCCCACCACGGGCGGAGTTGGTGTCGACGCGTTCGAGGTCACGGTAGCCAGACACCTCTTCGTCACCCGTCGCCTCACCGTCGAGCATGATGGGCATGTTCTCGGCGATGAATCGGGTCTCTTTGTCCTTCGGCGAGTACTGAAGCCCGGTCTCCTTGTCGTAGAGGTTGATTTCCTCGACGTAACGCTCCGCCTCGTCGTTTCGTGTCTTGTACTCGTCGATGCCGAGCAGCGACCGGGCGTAGTCGGCGACGAGAACCGAGAGTGCCTGTGCGGTCCCACCCGCAGAGCGAATCGGGCCGGCGTAGTAGACGTTGACGAACTCGGTTCCGTCGTCGTTCTCGAGAATCTCGACACGGTCGATTCCCTCGATTGGTGCGGCGACCACACCTTCGGTAAGGAGGGCGACGGCGGTTCGAACCGCACCTTCCACTTTGCCTTCGCGTGAGTCGTAGTCACCGACGTTGCCGTCGACGAAGTCGGTCACGAGTTCCAGCGCCGCCTCTTCGCGAGACATCTGCCCTTCGAGTTCACGGACGCGTTCGGCGACGCCGTCGATGCCGAGAATGTTCTCGACACGGTCGGCCATGTCCTTGGCGACCGGAATCTCCACGTTCGTCTTTGGGTCGTGTCCCTGCGCTTTCGCGGCGCGCGCTAACTCGAACGCTTCGTCGAGACGGTCTTCGATGCGCGCGAAGTAGCGCTCGTCCTCCTCTCGCACGGTTTACAACCAGAGGTCCAGGTCGGTTACGTCGTCGTGTTCGCGTTCGAGTGGTTCGTCGAACGCGCGGAGGTTCACCTCGCCGGCGAAGACTGTCGCCGAGTCGAGGTGCCCTGCCAGCGACTGACCGCTTCGTCGGGAGAGTACCGCGTGCGTGTGGGCGAACGGTTCGCCGTCGAGGAGTGAGACGTTCCCCACGCAGGCGGCGACTTCGAGCGGTTCGTCGAACGTGACAGACTGATACTCCTGGTCGTCCTGGTCGTAGAACCAGATTTCGGCGTCCTGCACGGCCCCCATCGCGTTGAACCACGCGGACTCGATACCCTTCCGCGCGCAGAACTCCTCAATCTCCTCGCGCCAGTCTGCACCGTGTTCGAGGCGTGCGAGATACTCCTCGCTGACTGTCACCGCTCGAGCGTTCATGCGACGTACCACGAGCGAGTCGGACTAAAATGTAAATGGTCTCGTCCGCCAGTGGACGAACGGAAAAATCGAGTCGTCGGTGCCGGACTGGTTATCGCCAGTCGTCGAGTGCGAGTGCGTCGGCTACGTCGGCCGCGAGCCATGCGTCGTCGCGGGAGATGTCCGCGATAATAAGACGCTGGCCCGTCTGGGTGCTGTCCACCGAGGCCATAACCTCGGCGCCCGAGTCGTCGACGGAAGCCTTCGCATCCGGCGTCATGTATGATACATAGTGTCACCCCTATATAAGTTGCCCGAAACGGAAGACGTGCAAATGTCGTCTCGCACGATTCTGTTGCCTCGAAAACCGGTTTAGATATTAAAATGACCGTTTGAGCGATTCGTGTGGCAGAATTCGCCGTTTAGGTAGGGAACTACACCCCTACCACGCTATACTATATCAAACAAATCGAATACGGTAAGTTTATCCACAAGGACTGGGAAGATTGGCCCGAATGCCAGACACTAACAAACTCTCGCGTCGTCGTTTCCTGAAGGCAACGGGTGGGGCCGCAACGGCCGCCGCTCTCGCTGGTTGTACCGGCGGTAACGGTGAAGAGACAACGACCGAATCGGGTGGGCAGGAAGAGACCACGACCGAACAGCAGACGGAGACCGAAGACACCGGTACCGAGCTGTCCGGGTCCGTCTTCCAGCGCATCCTCACGGGGACGATCACCACGCTCGACCCCGTCGCAGCGACCGACACCTCGTCCGGTATCATCATTCAGCAGGTCTTCGACTGCCTGATGTCCTATCCGGACGGCCTCCCGACGGTCGAGAACGAACTCGCCGCGGACTACACGTCCTCGGAAGACTTCACGACCTACACGTTCCAGCTCGAAGACGCGACCTACCACGACGGTCGCGCAGTCAAAGCAGCTGACTTCGCCTACGCGTGGGAGCGTCTCGCCGCATCCGAGAACAGCCGCCGCGCCTACTTCATCCTCGACTCCATCGGTGTCGAACACGAGACGGACAGCGAAGGTAGCTACGTGCCCGGTTCGCTCGGCGTCGAAGCCCCGAGCGACACCGAACTCGTCGTCAACCTCAGCGAGCCGTTCCACGACACCCTCGAGATGCTCGCGTACACCTCGTTCGCCGCATACCCCGAAGGTATCGTCGGTGACCTCGACGAGTACGAGGGCGAGATGGAGTACACGGACTTCGCCAGCAAGAACCCTGTCGGCGCAGGTCCGTTCGAACTCGCCTTCTGGGAGAAGGGTACCGCAGCAGCCGTCTCCAAGTACGACGACTACTACGGAGATGCCGCGCAGGTCGACAACGTCCGCTGGCAGGTCATCGAGGACGACACGGCCCGCTACAACTACGCGATGAACGAGAACGCGGACTACTTCAGCATGCCGACGGCTCAATACGACCCCGGTAAGGTCTCTATCGAGTCGACGGACGAGTTCGGCCGTGAAATCGGTACGTACGGCCCGGTCCGCAACGGCAAGACGGTCAACTACGTCGGCGTTCCGACCCTGTCCATCTTCTACGTTGGCTTCAACATGAAGAAGGTCCCCAAGCCGGTCCGCCAGGCGTTCGCGTACGTCCTGAACCAAGACCAGATGGTCGAAGAAGTGTTCAAGGGCCGCGGCTCCCCGGCGTACATCTTCACGCCGCCGACCATCTACCCGGGTGGCGCACAGGCCGCACAGGAGAAGGTCGAGTCTGACTACCCGTACGGCGTCGCCGAGACCAACATCCAGAAGGCCCGCGAGGTCATGGAAGAGGCTGGCTACGGCCCGGACAACAAGTTCGAGGTCCAGTGGACCCAGTACAACTCCGACACGTGGGAGGAGATGGCGAAGATCCTGCGCGACCAGCTCGCGTCGGCTCACGTCAACATGAAGATTCAGAAGGCCGACTTCTCGACGCTCCTCGAGCGCGGCCGCAACGGTCAGCTCGAAGCGTACACCCTCGGCTGGATTGCTGACTGGCCAGCAGCGGACAACTTCCTCCAGCTGCTCAACCCGCCGCAAACGGACACCTCCCAGCAGGGTCCCATCTCGTACGTCAACTGGACGTCCGACAACGGCGATTCCTACCAGAAGGCGACCGACGCCTACCAGCGCGTCGTCAACAACCCAGCGCCGACCGACGACGCTCAGGCAGTTCGCGACGAAGCCTACGTCGAAATCGAGGAATCCAACTGGGACGACGTCGCGATGCTCACCATCTACAACCGCAAGGACGAGCGGTTCTGGTACGACACCGTCAACATCGAGCCGTTCGGTGGCATGGGTCCGAGCCGCCAGAAGCTGAACAACGTTACCCTCAACCGGTAATCGCGTTCACACCGGCAACGGTCACGCGCCCGTCGCCGAAATCAGAACGCTCAAATATTTTTGACATGCGTGCAGTTAGTCACCGCTATCTGTAAGATTGGGATGAAAGAGGTCTCGAAAGTTCGAGATTAAGACTCCGAAGCGCAAGACATATCCATCCCACTCATTAAACCTGTACAATAATGTCCGCTCGAACGGTCTGCGAGGTGATGCCATGAGTCGATGGCAGTACTTCCTCCGCAGGGTACTGATGTCGATTCCTGTCGTCATCTTCGGGACGACGATTACGTTTGCGCTCATCCGCCTGGGTCCCCTCGACCCCGTCTCAGCGATTTTGGGGACGCAATACAACCCTCAGGCGGCCGAGCAGATTCGAAATAACCTCGGATTGAACCAACCACTCTGGAGCCAGTACTTCGACTTCATGTACCGGCTGTTCACCTTCCAACTCGGCCAGTCGTGGGTCATCGCGCCCGGGACGACTGCGTACGAACTCATCCAGGTGTACGCACCGCGGACGATTTGGCTCGGCTTCTGGTCGGTCCTCATCGCCCTGTTCGTCGGGATTCCGCTCGG is drawn from Haloferax litoreum and contains these coding sequences:
- a CDS encoding ketopantoate reductase family protein, whose product is MRILVFGAGSLGTLVGGLLASVHDVTLVGRNRHVSRVSKTGLDIVDAESAHVSPAATTTETGHDADLALVTVKSFDTPAAAEALEACDVDAVLSLQNGMTEEVLESALDVPVLAGTATYGARLVAPGRVECTGIGRVVLGVLDGGTSPLAERVGKAFRDAGIRTLVAADMPRRRWEKLAVNAGINAVTALSRVENGGLAAGEASEVAHRAARETARVARFEGARLPNRVAREAIDRVIDQTAANRSSMLQDVEDGKRTEVDAINGAVVDTAEQYDYEVPTNRTLAALLRAWERGEGLR
- a CDS encoding DUF7130 family rubredoxin-like protein, whose protein sequence is MSGETQPTVGMAVYAKDGTKIGSIRGFDEDGFYVTTREGFAAMSIEHERAGHEFGEAELMWRCSDCGEMGDIEQLPDSCPNCGAAREYIYYWTED
- a CDS encoding DUF7556 family protein, with translation MTPDAKASVDDSGAEVMASVDSTQTGQRLIIADISRDDAWLAADVADALALDDWR
- a CDS encoding DNA polymerase II large subunit: MREEDERYFARIEDRLDEAFELARAAKAQGHDPKTNVEIPVAKDMADRVENILGIDGVAERVRELEGQMSREEAALELVTDFVDGNVGDYDSREGKVEGAVRTAVALLTEGVVAAPIEGIDRVEILENDDGTEFVNVYYAGPIRSAGGTAQALSVLVADYARSLLGIDEYKTRNDEAERYVEEINLYDKETGLQYSPKDKETRFIAENMPIMLDGEATGDEEVSGYRDLERVDTNSARGGMCLVMAEGIALKAPKIQRYTRQLDEVDWPWLQDLIDGTIGKDSGKDESEAEDGDAESGEGDEAAAEVDDDETSPDEPEGSVRVEPATKFLRDLIAGRPVFGHPSAPGGFRLRYGRARNHGFATAGVHPATMHIVDDFIATGTQIKTERPGKAGGVVPVDSIEGPTVRLANGDVRRIDDPEEAEELQNGVEKILDLGEYLVNFGEFVENNHPLAPASYVFEWWIQDFEATDANVQALRDDPTIDLEHPSVDDALSWATEFDAPLHPEYTYLWHDVSIEQFDRLADAVAAGDIAAAEADGGTGVGVDADNEPEGGEQGTLVLEHTSEVRETLEHLLVAHRQTDDELRVPIWRPLARTLGLTDDRERTWTLDDLSERARVWDEGDNAIEAVNEVAPFAVRERAPTRIGNRMGRPEKSERRDLSPAVHTLFPIGEAGGSQRDVGDAAREFGESGKRGHVSVRVGKRKCPDCGAFGFKSKCEQCGGHTEPHYECDDCGTVVEPDESGRVYCERCEWDVESAEWQEIDLNTEYRNALESVGERESSFKILKGVKGLTSANKTPEPIEKGVLRAKHDVSSFKDGTVRYDMTDLPVTSVRPEELDVTADHFRELGYETDIDGEPLRFDDQLVELKVQDIVLSNGAARHMMQTANFVDDLLEQFYGLDRFYQMEERDDLIGELVFGMAPHTSAAVVGRVVGFTTAAVGYAHPYFHAAKRRNCDGDEDCVMLLMDGLLNFSKEFLPDKRGGQMDAPLVMSSRIDPSEIDDEAHNMDIVRQYPREFYEATLRMEDPDDWEDEVTIAEEYLGTDREYTGFNHTHDTTDIAAGPDLSAYKTLGSMMDKMDAQLFLARKLRAVDETDVAERVIEGHFLPDLIGNLRAFSRQETRCLDCGEKYRRMPLTGECRECGGRVNLTVHQGSVNKYMDVAIDVAEEFNCRDYTKQRLEVLEKSLESIFENDKNKQSGIADFM
- a CDS encoding PPC domain-containing DNA-binding protein, which encodes MNARAVTVSEEYLARLEHGADWREEIEEFCARKGIESAWFNAMGAVQDAEIWFYDQDDQEYQSVTFDEPLEVAACVGNVSLLDGEPFAHTHAVLSRRSGQSLAGHLDSATVFAGEVNLRAFDEPLEREHDDVTDLDLWL
- a CDS encoding NifU family protein — protein: MSTETQDGEDDLKERVVNFLRRNFPQIQMHGGSAAIRDLDRETGEVTVLLGGACSGCGISPMTIQAIKTRMVKEIPEINEVHADTGMGGDMGGASRGGDVSPSFPGDTSEDREDDQGPQAPF
- a CDS encoding ABC transporter substrate-binding protein — encoded protein: MPDTNKLSRRRFLKATGGAATAAALAGCTGGNGEETTTESGGQEETTTEQQTETEDTGTELSGSVFQRILTGTITTLDPVAATDTSSGIIIQQVFDCLMSYPDGLPTVENELAADYTSSEDFTTYTFQLEDATYHDGRAVKAADFAYAWERLAASENSRRAYFILDSIGVEHETDSEGSYVPGSLGVEAPSDTELVVNLSEPFHDTLEMLAYTSFAAYPEGIVGDLDEYEGEMEYTDFASKNPVGAGPFELAFWEKGTAAAVSKYDDYYGDAAQVDNVRWQVIEDDTARYNYAMNENADYFSMPTAQYDPGKVSIESTDEFGREIGTYGPVRNGKTVNYVGVPTLSIFYVGFNMKKVPKPVRQAFAYVLNQDQMVEEVFKGRGSPAYIFTPPTIYPGGAQAAQEKVESDYPYGVAETNIQKAREVMEEAGYGPDNKFEVQWTQYNSDTWEEMAKILRDQLASAHVNMKIQKADFSTLLERGRNGQLEAYTLGWIADWPAADNFLQLLNPPQTDTSQQGPISYVNWTSDNGDSYQKATDAYQRVVNNPAPTDDAQAVRDEAYVEIEESNWDDVAMLTIYNRKDERFWYDTVNIEPFGGMGPSRQKLNNVTLNR
- a CDS encoding sulfatase gives rise to the protein MTAESPENVLFVVMDTVRKDHLTPYGYDRPTTPGLDKFAEEATVFEQAVAPAPWTLPVHASLFTGMYPSQHGADQENPYLEGATTLAQTLSAAGYDTACYSSNAWITPYTHLTDGFADQDNFFEVMPGDFLSGPLAKAWKTMNDSDTLRALADKLVSLGNTAHEYLAGGEGADSKTPAVVDRTIDFVDDSDQFFAFINLMDAHLPYHPPKKYKEQFAPGVDSTEVCQNSKEYNAGAYEIDDDEWEDIRGLYDAEIAHIDDQLTRLFDHLKETDQWDDTMVVVCADHGELHGEHGLYGHEFCLYDPLINVPLMVKHPALGTGRRDDQVELVDLYHTVLDSLGVEGGEPAKSGDSVVALDRTRSLLSANYRDFADASNGDPGQHHDGQYAFVEYSRPVVELKQLEEKASKAGISLPEDSRFYSRMRSARRTDAKYTRIDRIEDEAYRLDEDPDETENLAESDDEAIAETEAALSEFEDAAGGAWTDALGTDVSDDSVDQMDDEAQERLRDLGYLE